The sequence below is a genomic window from Pleuronectes platessa chromosome 13, fPlePla1.1, whole genome shotgun sequence.
AGGGTCTTTTTAACAGGTGAGGGGAAGATGGAGCTGGTGATGGACAGAAGGATCAGTGCAGCGGTTGTTGTACTGGACCATAGtggtgaagaaggagaagaacctTAATCCAAAGCTTTTCATTTACCAACTAATATATGTTCTAACCATCCAACTGTGGTCATAGGCTCTGAGATACAAGCAACCGAAGTGGGTGTCTCAGTAGGACAGTGAGCTCAGCCTTAGCTAGAGGGTGAGGAGTTCGGACATTTGAAGAAAGGTGGAAGAGGAGTTGTTGCTTCTTTTGTAAGGGAAAGTGGGAGTTGGTTCGGGAATCTTATCATGACACCTCCTTCCATAGGGGATTTTCCGGGCATGGCCAACTGGGAGGGAGCCCCAAGGTAAACCTAGAACCCGCAGTAGGGATTACACATACTGGACCTcagatgaggaaaagaaaatggatggatggaaaaatGTGATCTCAGTTACATTGGACTATTCTCAGTATTTTGTGATACTGCTGATCTCTTGGGATTTTCGTGCAAAACAGTCTTTATAGAAAAGGGCCaataacaaaaaagaaacacccAGTGAGCAGCGGATCTGAATCCATTAGCACACATTTGGGATGTGGCTTAGCAGCCTGGATTGGCAGCATGGATGTGCATCTGACCAATCTGCAGAGAGGATGTGATTTAATCACATCAACATGAGATAGAATCTCAACGGAACATTTCCAACAGCTTCCTGAACTCATGCCACTAAGAACTGAGGCTATTTTGAGAGCAGAAGGAGGAACTAGCCAGTATATCTGATAAAGTGCTTTATGGGTGTATTCACGTTTCcctggaaatgtctcaaacGGCTAAAACTTTCCTTCCATCTAGGGTTTAAACAGTCAGCCGCCACATGCTGCATACACAGCTGTAGGTGGATATACGTTGTGCTTCTATCTTAGTGAAGACTTCCATTGGTATAATGTCTCCCTTACTCTAACCTATAGTCCTAATTCTAACCGTAGCCCTATAAGCAAATCTTGACCCTTAAAGATCCCGTTGAAAGAGAGGAGCAGCAAACATGTCCTCAAGTTCtaggctcaaaatggtcctcacacaGATCCCtgtacaagaacacacacacacacgctgatgCACACTCCCTCTATCTATCTCACtgctacacacatgcacacacacttgataCGTGTTATGTGCTAACAGTCTTATCAACAGTTGAGGATTAGCCTCTTTAACCCTGTTATACCGACCCCCTGACTCATTAAGATTAgtgggcctctctctctctctctctttctctctctctctctctctctctgtatgtgtgtcattGAAGAAGAGAGTGTCTTTATATGAGTTGAATTATTCTGGGATTTTTTCTTTGATTCTGCTTTAAACAATGTTTTGTGATGTAAATTTGACCCAAAACATGATGATCTAATTGTGACTTGAACCTGATTGAGCCCTGGGGATGTATGTAGAGGGCAGTGTGTATAATAATTTGTGGGAATCTtgcatgtttctgtgtgaaaaAGCAGATTTTCTGATCTATAGTTGCCACATGTGGCCTTTACATGTTAACTGCCACTTGAGAGCTGAGACAGgctgagtgtgttttttttccggcCTGTTGGTGCACTGCGGGGAGAGAGTTGATAATATCTacagatggatggattaaagaagaaagaaaaagaaaaagagagaggttAGCAGAGATGATGGAGGGATCGGTGTCAAAATGTGGGGTTTATGCACCatgtgagaaaaagaagacagtTTGAGGACATCACTCAGGGCTGTGATCAACATATTTTCTGATATAGCtatatattaaaaagaaatacttctctcttctctcagttTAGAACCTCAGTCTTTTCCCTCGACGTGGCCTTTTTAGTGAGATGTGTGCCACTCCACCTTGGCCATGTGTACTTTTGTCTCTTATTgagagtgcatgtgtgtagaGTGAGGTCACTTAGCCAGAGCTGAGTACTTCACACTTTTTGGGTTCAAATAGTTTACTTGGCCTTGCGTAAACATTGATGTCTGCCCGGCTCCCACTTGAACTTCACTGTGGCACCCCGCCAGTTAACCCACATTTCACTTTTATTGGGGAGACTGGTCATTGTAATAAATAAGCGTATGCAGCCAAACTAACCTACTTACAAAACCCTAAACGACGCTTCTTGAGCTATTTGGCCAGGAATGCTTAGCTGAGCACATTTTTTTGATGCAACCGGCTCAAGTGGAAATTCTTGCAGATGTTGTGGTGGTATTCTGCAGCGATCCTACTCGAAACAGACCCAGCGTCTGGAGTCTTTGAAGGGATAAAGTGTGATAGAGAAATGTTACAGCTTTAAAAAAGCCAAGCGCTACCGAGCTACAGACTGGCAGGAGAAGTGAAAAACACTGcagttgataaaaaaaaaacaaaaaaaaactctcaccTCAGTGTGCACTTCTGTGTACATGTCCACCAGGAAGTGGCCCAGTGCCATGTGGATCTTTGACAACTCCGACCCGGGAACATGTTCAGAGATAAGGCTCCACAGGGACGGGCCACGGCACCAGAGCCTCTCATCAGGGGACTGCATACAAATGGCCGTCTGACCATGAGGGAACAGACAGTAAAGTTAAATACAGTGAAATAAAGAGGGAAACATATGGTGCATTTACTGAAATACTGCTTTTAGTTTGGAGAGACGTCAAATTCTAAGgatatatacttatatataagGATCTCCTCTGGCAAGTGGTAAAACTATAAATATACAGAAATGTACAGAATGGATGTTGTTGGTTGGTAGCAGTGGTGGGAGGCAACAAAGAACATCTCATGCATCTGTACCCAAGTCATTTAGTCCtctacatcagcaaatgtcttCACTTTTTTGCTCTGCTACATTTTAACAATGCCCTATTTAACATCTTAACTTATATTTCTTAAAGTAATCAATAGCAAGAGGGTAATTCAAGCAGTTATACATTAGGATATAGACTCAGCCATTAATTAATGTGACAATTCAagtgttttcagtttcttcATCTGCAGCATTCTTCATTAATATGAGTCTCTACTATTCTTACAGTCCACAGTGGGCACAGTTAATGATGCAGTAAATCAACAGCCTGCACTCAAGTACTTTTAAGTGTATTTTAAAGCAGGTACTTACTCACTTTGACTCGAGCAGAAAGGGGAATGTGGTACTTGTACTGggtctatttatttgtactttcacTTTACAGGGCTTtaccatgacttttcaataactttaaaccaaatattCATGACCGAAagttttgtgaaatctcggtgtatacgcgaaaaagtgaccaaatgtagtatttaaactaacaatgagaattcccaGGCAACCAGTATACCATAAATGACACAACCCCAAGTTTGACTGGTTATAtgttgagcgtatttctttaaaagcatatgaattatttaaaactcagcgtaaatgaacgacctcaaaatatgaatataacaaatttccatgacttttccaaaacttttgggatgttatttttttccatgacatttccaggcctggaaaaacactttttaaaatcccatgacttttccaggttttccatgactgTAGGAACCTTTAGGACTTTAGGACTTTAGGATACTTTTTTTTTGGTCTGCTTGTAATATACTGAGCATTACtataagagagcctgtgacccaagcatgTCATTGCAAGCGACTGCTTCATGTAATCGTTGTGAATAtgacaataaactcttgaatccCCCATTACCTGTGCTACAGCCTCTTCCCAGGACAAGCCAGCAAGCTAGTTAAACAACATGAAGACTTCACGGAGCGTTTATTTAACACTTTAATGATTTAATAGTGAAACTAACTGTGTAAAAGCTTCGGTTAAGTTAGTATAAAGTGTTAAAGAACATCCGCTCACCTCAGCTTGGGTCTTGTGGTTAGCAGCTAGCAAGACTGTGGCAACCAGGGTAAACATCCCGGTTGCTGAGGGGGAGATATCGCGAGATCATTGAATTTCTCTCGAGgataaatgttgtgttttaatgttgtgttagaataaatatgaatacgTGCATGTTTGAAATGCATCATATTCATATGGACACATGTGCAATGCACGGTGATATTCATGTTTGAATCCGCTTCCATCGCACCTGAGCTCCTATAGAAGTCTATGTAGAAGTTTTGACCTCTGGGGGgggcagatacacacacacatgagctgAGACTGTTGAACTCTGTAAGAACCAGTGATTACACCTCTCCCTCTTTACCCCTCAGCCCTCCACCCCCTTCCGGGCTCCGCGCGGCAGTGAGCGCAGCCCGGGCACAGCGCTGCTGGAGGGAGGACCCACGGACCGAGCTTCATCCAACAATGGCAGGAACTTTTACCCACTGATCCCAGCTGCTGTGGAGGTTTCCCTGTCGCTCCATCGTTAACTTCTGCCTTGTTCTGGACTAAGTGAGATCAATGATGGCGTCGGTTTCCAGGGAGCGTCTCTCCGTGGCGCGCAGGATACGCGCGGGGCTGTTGGCACTGGTGCTGTGCGCGCAGGCCGGGTTTGGGTTCTCCGTCGCCGGGCAGCAGGACAGCACCTGCGAGGCCAACGGGAGCCTCTACTACGTCGGGGAGTGGTACTTTTTGGACTCGGACCACTGCACCCAGTGTGAGTGCACCGCCGAGGGGTCCGCGTGCGCCCGCACCGAGTGCACCACTCTGCCGGCGGCGTGCATCCATGTCAGCCACTATCCCACCGACTGCTGCCCCCGGTGCGAGAAGATCGGCTGCGAGTACCGAGCTGTGGTGTACGAGCTGGGACAAAGCTTCCAGGTAGTGATGACACATGATCCCCATTAAATACACCACTGTGACTAAAGGGCCTTAAGAAAGTCTACACTGGTTATCCTTGTTTAAtaacattcatatttttctatagTCTTTTACATTCCTTACACTTAAGTATTGCAGCATGTTACTTTTTACTTGCTGATATCTTTTTGACTGTTGCTGCTGTCATACTGCAAATATACCCATTGTGGGACCAATAAAGGATTATATTATACATTAGTATATATACTGGTTTTTGTAAAGGCCTTTTCCAGCATTAAACGCTGACCTTGTGGGGACCTCACGGGGACCAAAGCTGAAGTTACTTTCTGAGTGTCACATGTGAATTGTAGTTTGGTTGAGGTTGGATTAGGCCTGAATCAGTCATGGTTAaaattggttggttggttttggTTAAACCTGtcgaatggaagtcaatgcaaagacgagatgagatgagatgagacaatCCCCATTAGTTCCACAATTGGGAAGTGTAAACATGCACCACAAACACAAGTAAATATATGTAACtatttttaaatagaaataatatatgcAGTGTCATCAGAATATGTAATTTAAACAGAATATTGTGAGCGGAACAGTGTAAAAGGATGTACATTAAACATTGAACAGCACAGTCCTAATGATATCTGtgcaaatgtgagtgtgtgagactaGGAACAGATTTAAAGGAGGCTGCCAAGTCCAACACttctaaataaaaatgttttatagatatgtgttttaaagaaatataacaGTTTGTTAGAAATATTTTCACTAAGCTAAAAATGTAGCTACTGTAACCactgttcctcttgattcatatatatatatatatatacgcttTTATAATTTTACTAAACATCcgtgttaaaaataaatgaggACACGATCGGAATTCCTTCCAAAAAACTCTGAACCATATGATTTCTACTTGGGTCTAACTTGATTGTATAGAGCAGGGAATTGGAGGTAAATGGCGCCCCCTATCGAGAAGGCACGAGGAGTGCCTGGGGAACAAACTGTCAGCTCAACCATTTGCATCCTGAGGAGATTTAAAACAAGGCATGCTGCGTCTCACTGAGTTTGTTCTCTCACAGCCGTCAGAGTGTGAGCAGTGCACTTGTGACAGTGATGGCATCGCCCGCTGTCTGGTTGCAGACTGCGCCCCCCCACCGTGCGTCAACCCCGTCTACGAGCCTGGAAAGTGCTGCCCTGAATGCAAGGACGGTAAGCTGGAGAAAGAACTGTGTTAAAAAGCACTGAAAGCTTCTCATAGATGTAACAGGCACCACCCTGAGATCTTTATTCAGTTTATTCTTTGCATGCAGTGGTGGGTAGGTGTGTACTACACCCAACACCATCCACCCAAGCAGTCCAACACACTGACCTGTCTGTTGCTCGTCCCCCCAGGTCCCAACTGCTACACTGACGCCTCCCGCCATCAGGTGATTCCTGCAGGAGAGCCCGTGTGGGTCGACTCCTGCACCAAGTGTCGCTGTCATGACGGCCAGGACGCCGGCTACTGG
It includes:
- the zgc:113531 gene encoding von Willebrand factor C domain-containing protein 2-like; this encodes MMASVSRERLSVARRIRAGLLALVLCAQAGFGFSVAGQQDSTCEANGSLYYVGEWYFLDSDHCTQCECTAEGSACARTECTTLPAACIHVSHYPTDCCPRCEKIGCEYRAVVYELGQSFQPSECEQCTCDSDGIARCLVADCAPPPCVNPVYEPGKCCPECKDGPNCYTDASRHQVIPAGEPVWVDSCTKCRCHDGQDAGYWEGNRLATCSRLKNCTPEQPSAQHN